From Desulfovibrio legallii, one genomic window encodes:
- a CDS encoding HMA2 domain-containing protein, producing MSAPLHLLKYVRSFMDGRVRIRHPALLHDHVAHTAKTGMEAVPGVHAVECNTLSGSLLIHYDSSALPRERLFALGEAWARYLDAVLAGKPATPPQA from the coding sequence TTGAGCGCCCCCCTGCATCTGCTTAAATACGTACGCAGCTTCATGGACGGCCGCGTGCGCATCCGCCATCCTGCCCTGCTGCACGACCATGTGGCCCATACCGCCAAAACCGGCATGGAAGCCGTGCCCGGCGTACATGCCGTGGAGTGCAATACCCTGAGCGGCTCCCTGCTCATCCATTACGACAGCAGCGCTCTGCCCCGCGAACGCCTCTTTGCCCTCGGCGAAGCCTGGGCCCGATACCTGGACGCCGTCCTGGCCGGCAAGCCCGCCACCCCGCCGCAAGCGTAG
- a CDS encoding phenylacetate--CoA ligase family protein has protein sequence MTRKDRTEGIFSRREVLDESERRQYCLIQLKELLAYAYRYSEDVKKRFDRAQFNVEKFKTLSDIKHIPILKKKELIFLQSMGPRLGGLLTKDIGELKRVFLSPGPIFDPEDRGEDYWGYTEAFYSVGFRPGDAVQNTFNYQLTPAGLMFEEPLRNLGCAVIPAGPSDAATQLDIMQKLRVSGYVGTPSFLMHLAQKAEEKGLNLRKDLFLEVAFVTGERLSEKTRSQMEKKYDLVMRQGYGTADVGCIGYECYHRTGLHIANRCYVEICHPDTGIPLKDGEVGEIVVTAFNKTYPLIRLATGDLSYIDRSPCACGRTSPRLGSIVGRVDTTARIMGMFVYPHQVEQVMSRFEEIKRWQIEVTNPGGIDEMTLYVETSGFKREEELLHQFREKIKLRPELRVLAPGSLPPQIRPIEDKRHWD, from the coding sequence ATGACCCGTAAAGACCGCACCGAAGGCATTTTCAGCCGTCGCGAAGTGCTGGACGAAAGCGAACGTCGCCAGTACTGCCTTATTCAGCTCAAGGAGCTGCTCGCCTATGCGTACCGCTATTCCGAAGACGTAAAAAAACGCTTCGACCGTGCGCAGTTCAATGTGGAAAAGTTCAAGACGCTCTCGGACATCAAGCACATTCCCATTCTGAAAAAGAAGGAACTCATCTTTTTGCAGTCTATGGGACCGCGTCTGGGTGGGCTGCTGACCAAGGACATTGGCGAACTCAAGCGTGTTTTTCTTTCCCCCGGTCCCATTTTCGATCCCGAAGACCGTGGCGAAGACTACTGGGGGTATACGGAGGCCTTCTACTCCGTGGGCTTCCGGCCCGGCGACGCGGTGCAGAACACCTTCAACTACCAGCTGACCCCGGCGGGCCTCATGTTTGAAGAGCCCCTGCGCAACCTGGGCTGCGCGGTCATCCCGGCCGGGCCCTCGGACGCCGCCACCCAGCTGGACATCATGCAGAAGCTGCGCGTTTCCGGCTATGTGGGCACGCCCAGTTTTCTCATGCACCTGGCGCAGAAGGCCGAAGAAAAAGGCCTTAATCTGCGTAAGGATCTCTTTCTGGAAGTGGCCTTTGTTACCGGCGAGCGCCTGTCCGAAAAAACCCGTTCGCAGATGGAAAAAAAGTACGACCTGGTCATGCGCCAGGGCTACGGCACGGCGGACGTGGGCTGCATCGGCTATGAATGCTACCACAGGACCGGCCTGCACATTGCCAACCGCTGCTATGTGGAAATCTGCCATCCGGATACGGGCATTCCGCTTAAGGACGGCGAGGTGGGCGAGATTGTGGTCACGGCCTTTAACAAGACCTATCCGCTCATCCGTCTGGCCACGGGCGACCTTTCTTATATTGATCGCAGCCCCTGCGCCTGCGGCCGCACCAGCCCGCGTCTGGGCAGCATTGTGGGCCGCGTGGACACTACCGCCCGCATCATGGGCATGTTCGTCTACCCGCACCAGGTGGAGCAGGTCATGAGCCGGTTTGAGGAAATCAAACGCTGGCAGATTGAAGTCACCAACCCCGGCGGCATCGACGAAATGACCCTTTATGTGGAGACCAGCGGCTTCAAGCGCGAGGAAGAACTGCTGCACCAGTTCCGTGAGAAGATCAAGCTGCGTCCGGAACTGCGCGTGCTGGCGCCGGGCAGCCTGCCGCCGCAGATCCGTCCCATTGAGGACAAGCGGCACTGGGATTAG
- a CDS encoding chloride channel protein, translating to MPFRAPIPPTLRDLQALRNLSVRRVAAQAVLTGGVTGAVIGLFRAAYDLINERATALLRAYDLHDPLVMGLIGAGLVLLAGLALLALRLEPLVGGSGIPQVELMVRGQARMCWWRVLLTKFWGTLVSLTGGLSVGREGPCIMMGAAVGEGVGRLWRESDARHMPRYLVGGAVAGMTAAFGAPLAGMCFAFEEMKTILSVPLLLFTGLCALSSWYVIEGLFGFGLVFPFHSLAALRWDQWWLIPTLGLSMGALGALYNVALLRLTRFEDRCRLLPRPLRVLLPFACAGALLYVYPQVLVGVGLSATALEALPLPLDALLLLLAVKMAFSCLSFASGVSGGLLMPLLLMGSLAGACAAAALNLALPIPPAQTATVLTLAMSGLFAASVRAPLTGAALLLEMTGAFHNAPVVVLTAYIAAFTANALHVEPVYDSLRRRCLDLAGPPAMS from the coding sequence GTGCCTTTTCGTGCTCCTATTCCGCCCACGCTCCGCGATCTGCAGGCCCTGCGCAATCTGAGCGTGCGGCGGGTTGCGGCCCAGGCTGTCCTTACCGGCGGCGTTACCGGGGCCGTTATCGGCTTATTCCGCGCGGCCTACGATCTGATCAACGAGCGGGCCACGGCCCTGCTGCGCGCTTATGACCTTCACGACCCGCTGGTCATGGGCCTGATCGGCGCAGGCCTTGTCCTGCTGGCGGGTCTGGCCCTGTTGGCCCTGCGGCTGGAGCCGCTGGTGGGCGGCAGCGGTATCCCGCAAGTGGAACTTATGGTGCGCGGGCAGGCCCGCATGTGCTGGTGGCGCGTGCTGCTGACCAAGTTCTGGGGTACGCTGGTTTCCCTTACCGGCGGGCTTTCCGTTGGGCGCGAGGGCCCCTGCATCATGATGGGCGCGGCCGTGGGTGAAGGCGTGGGGCGTCTGTGGCGGGAAAGCGACGCCCGGCACATGCCCCGTTACCTGGTGGGCGGCGCTGTGGCCGGCATGACTGCCGCCTTTGGCGCGCCCCTGGCCGGCATGTGCTTTGCCTTTGAGGAAATGAAGACCATCCTCAGCGTGCCGTTGCTGCTGTTTACCGGGCTGTGCGCCCTTTCTTCCTGGTATGTCATTGAGGGCCTGTTCGGTTTTGGTCTGGTGTTTCCCTTCCACAGTCTGGCGGCCCTGCGCTGGGACCAATGGTGGCTTATCCCCACCCTGGGCCTGAGCATGGGGGCTCTGGGCGCGCTCTATAATGTGGCGCTGCTGCGGCTGACCCGTTTTGAAGACCGCTGCCGTCTGCTGCCCCGGCCTTTGCGGGTGCTGCTGCCTTTTGCCTGCGCCGGGGCCTTGCTCTACGTCTACCCTCAGGTGCTCGTTGGGGTGGGGCTGAGTGCGACGGCCCTGGAGGCGCTGCCCTTGCCTCTGGACGCACTGCTGCTTCTGCTGGCCGTCAAAATGGCTTTTTCCTGCCTGAGCTTTGCCTCCGGCGTTTCCGGCGGTCTGCTTATGCCCCTGCTGCTCATGGGCTCCCTGGCCGGGGCCTGCGCCGCGGCCGCGCTCAACCTGGCCCTGCCTATCCCCCCAGCACAGACTGCCACCGTGCTGACCCTGGCCATGTCCGGTCTGTTTGCCGCCTCAGTGCGCGCTCCCCTTACGGGCGCGGCCTTGCTGCTGGAAATGACCGGGGCCTTCCATAACGCGCCGGTGGTGGTGCTTACGGCCTATATAGCGGCCTTTACCGCCAATGCCCTGCATGTGGAACCCGTCTATGATAGCCTGCGCCGTCGCTGTCTGGACTTGGCCGGACCGCCCGCCATGTCTTGA
- a CDS encoding TraR/DksA family transcriptional regulator, which translates to MDVFDQATELERLDRESALVRARAAIDRGGPEWIDGVACCRECGDPIPQKRLDALPGVGLCRACQEEREGEGQ; encoded by the coding sequence ATGGATGTGTTTGATCAGGCCACAGAATTGGAACGTCTGGACCGCGAATCGGCCCTGGTGCGGGCGCGCGCCGCAATTGACCGAGGCGGCCCGGAATGGATAGACGGCGTGGCCTGCTGCCGCGAGTGTGGGGATCCCATCCCCCAAAAGCGGCTGGACGCGCTGCCCGGAGTGGGGTTGTGTCGCGCCTGTCAGGAAGAACGCGAGGGCGAAGGGCAGTAG
- a CDS encoding adenylate kinase — MNILIFGPNGSGKGTQGDLIKQKYNLAHIESGAIFREHIGGGTELGKKAKAYIDRGDLVPDDITIPMVLDTLKSKGQHGWLLDGFPRNMVQAEKLWGALQKENIPLDYVVEILLPREVAKNRIMGRRLCKNNNNHPNNIFIDAIKPNGDKCRVCGGDLSSRSDDQDEAAINKRHDIYYNTTDGTLAAAYFFKNLAAQGKTKYIELNGEGSIDSIKETLLSKLA; from the coding sequence GTGAATATCCTTATCTTCGGACCCAACGGCAGCGGCAAGGGCACCCAGGGCGACCTTATCAAGCAGAAGTACAACCTGGCCCACATAGAATCCGGCGCCATTTTCCGCGAGCACATCGGCGGCGGCACGGAGCTGGGCAAAAAAGCCAAGGCCTACATTGACCGCGGCGACCTGGTGCCCGACGACATCACCATCCCCATGGTGCTGGACACCCTCAAATCCAAAGGGCAGCACGGCTGGCTGCTGGACGGCTTTCCCCGCAACATGGTGCAGGCCGAAAAACTGTGGGGCGCCCTGCAGAAAGAAAATATCCCTCTGGATTACGTAGTGGAAATCCTGCTGCCCCGTGAGGTGGCCAAAAACCGCATCATGGGCCGCCGCTTGTGCAAAAACAACAACAACCACCCCAACAATATCTTCATTGACGCCATCAAGCCCAATGGCGACAAGTGCCGCGTCTGTGGCGGCGACCTTTCTTCTCGTTCCGACGACCAGGACGAGGCCGCCATCAACAAACGGCATGACATCTATTACAATACCACGGACGGCACCCTGGCTGCCGCCTATTTCTTCAAAAATCTCGCCGCTCAAGGCAAGACCAAGTACATTGAGCTCAACGGCGAAGGCAGCATTGATTCCATCAAGGAAACCCTGCTCTCCAAACTGGCCTGA